GGCCACCGCATCCCAGAAGCGGTCGCAAGTGTCGGCGTCGACCTTTCCGAGGCCGGCGGCGGCCGCGAAGAGGATCGACACGACCCGGCGTTCGGCCGGCGCTTTCCGGCCGGCCGGCGCGCCGCACCGCCCGCAGAACTTCGCCGCGGGCGGCAGGGGGTGATTGCAGGAACCGCAAGTCATGCCGACGCTGGGCATGATAGCCTCCGGCGCGCCAAGCCGCCCGATTGGTATCCTGGACCATGATCAAGCTGACGCTCAAGACCGAACGCCGGGCACAACTCCTCGACATCACCGGCCGCGTCGCCGACGCGGTGGCCCGGTCGGGCGTCCAGGACGGCTTCTGCGTCGTGCACGTGCCGCACACCACGGCGGGGGTCTTCGTCAACGAATCCGCCGACCCGGACCTGCGCAAGGACATCTTGCAGTTCCTCGAGCGCCAGATCCCCCAGGACTGGGGGTTCCGCCACTCCGAGGGCAATGCCGACTCCCACCTCAAGGCCATGATCACCGGCCACGCCGCCACGCTGATCGTGGCGGAAGGGAAGCCGGCCCTGGGGACCTGGCAAGCCGTCTGGTTCGCCGAGTACGACGGCCCGCGCTCGCGCGAGATCTGGATCCAGGTTTCCCGGGCGTAGCGCTGATCCTCGATCCATTGCATCTGGGCCTGGGCAAGCACCACTTGATCGCCGTGGAGATTCACCTCCTGGACGGATTGGCAGGTGGCTCAGGGGG
Above is a window of Candidatus Tanganyikabacteria bacterium DNA encoding:
- a CDS encoding YjbQ family protein; this encodes MIKLTLKTERRAQLLDITGRVADAVARSGVQDGFCVVHVPHTTAGVFVNESADPDLRKDILQFLERQIPQDWGFRHSEGNADSHLKAMITGHAATLIVAEGKPALGTWQAVWFAEYDGPRSREIWIQVSRA